The Blastopirellula sediminis sequence CGCCGTAGGTCAACGCTGACGGTTCGCTGCCGAGCTTCTGGTTGCCTGGGGCGATATTGCTTTCGAGCATCATGCCGATGATTGAGCGGTTACCTTCGATCCGCTGGGCCAGCACGTCGCGCCAGACGTTCTTTTGTTGCGTGTGATCTTTGTTGCTGTTCGCGTGGCTGCAGTCGACCAGCAGGTTCGATTGCAGGTTCGCCTTTTCGAGCTGGGCGATCGCGTCTTTGATATCTTCGCGCGAGTAGTTCGGGCCGCTACGACCGCCGCGGAGGATCAGGTGACCCCACGGATTGCCGTTCGAGTGCACGACGCAAGTCGCTCCTTCGGCGTCGATACCGAGGAAACTGTGCGGACTGCCGGACGAGGTCATCGCGTCGAGGGCGATTTGCAGCGAGCCGTCGGTTCCGTTCTTATAGCCGACCGGCATCGATAGGCCGCTCGCCATCTGACGGTGGGTCGGCGATTCGGTGGTGCGAGCGCCGATCGACGCGAGCGAGATCAGGTCGGCGATATATTGCGGCGTGATCGGCTCGAGCGCTTCGCTCGCGGCGGGGAGGCCGATTTCGGCGATGTCGACCAGCAACTTTCGCGCGATGCGGAAGCCGGAGCCGACGTCGAAGGTGTCATTGAGGTGCGGGTCGTTGATCAACCCCTTCCAACCGACGGTGGTCCGCGGCTTTTCGAAGTAGACCCGCATCACGATGAAGATGCGATCTTTGACTTCTTCGGCCACTTCCTTCAGGCGTCGCGCGTAATCGATCGCCATCTTCGGATCGTGGATCGAGCAAGGGCCGACGACCGCCAGCATCCGATCATCTTCGCCTGAGAGGATGCGCTTGATTTGCTCGCGGGATTCGAAGATGAAGTCCTGCGTCTCCTCGGTCACCGGGATCTCTTGCTTGATTTCTCGCGGCGAAACGAGCTTTTCAATGCTACGGACGTTGACGTTGTCGGTCTGGTGCATGGCGAGTGGGCTATTTTTCACGGCGCGATTAACTGGACACGGTGGAAAGCAAAGGGGCAAACCTCCATTTTCGCACGGATCAGGCTAAACCTCTAGCCCAGCCGCACTTTTCGACGAAAAAAGAGGGGCGGAAAGCCGCTGTAACTTGGCCTTTTGGGGCCGGTTCTTGCGATTCTACGGATCTTGTCCCTGCTCGAACGAGATATCACGCGTCGCTCGGTGACCGCTAACTCGGCGAGCGGCCACGTTTACGTCGTTGATTT is a genomic window containing:
- a CDS encoding 3-deoxy-7-phosphoheptulonate synthase; the protein is MHQTDNVNVRSIEKLVSPREIKQEIPVTEETQDFIFESREQIKRILSGEDDRMLAVVGPCSIHDPKMAIDYARRLKEVAEEVKDRIFIVMRVYFEKPRTTVGWKGLINDPHLNDTFDVGSGFRIARKLLVDIAEIGLPAASEALEPITPQYIADLISLASIGARTTESPTHRQMASGLSMPVGYKNGTDGSLQIALDAMTSSGSPHSFLGIDAEGATCVVHSNGNPWGHLILRGGRSGPNYSREDIKDAIAQLEKANLQSNLLVDCSHANSNKDHTQQKNVWRDVLAQRIEGNRSIIGMMLESNIAPGNQKLGSEPSALTYGVSITDACIGWDETADLLREAHAKLSEAAVGAT